In Osmia bicornis bicornis chromosome 10, iOsmBic2.1, whole genome shotgun sequence, one genomic interval encodes:
- the LOC123987648 gene encoding basic helix-loop-helix transcription factor scleraxis-like isoform X2: MAARKKEESSKQRYQANARERDRTHSVNTAFSALRTLIPTEPADRKLSKIETLRLASSYISHLGAVLVAGPVDQPCSRVEDPANVYGKNHWADSQTRPQVCTFCLAMHKKYSLNIYPEVISNYY; this comes from the exons ATGGCTGcacgaaagaaagaggaatCATCAAAACAACGTTATCAAGCGAACGCACGTGAAAGGGACCGCACTCATag TGTGAACACGGCTTTCAGTGCACTGAGGACGTTGATACCGACGGAACCCGCGGATAGAAAATTGtcgaaaattgaaacattGAGATTAGCCAGCAGTTATATTAGTCATTTGGGTGCTGTACTCGTCGCCGGTCCCGTAGATCAACCATGTTCACGCGTCGAGGATCCCGCTAATGTTTATGGGAAAAATCATTGGGCCGATTCGCAAACAAGGCCGCAAGTTTGCACTTTTTGCCTTGCCATGCACAAAAAATAT AGCTTGAATATTTATCCCGAGgtaatttcaaattactaCTAG
- the LOC123987648 gene encoding basic helix-loop-helix transcription factor scleraxis-like isoform X3, whose protein sequence is MAARKKEESSKQRYQANARERDRTHSALRTLIPTEPADRKLSKIETLRLASSYISHLGAVLVAGPVDQPCSRVEDPANVYGKNHWADSQTRPQVCTFCLAMHKKYSLNIYPEVISNYY, encoded by the exons ATGGCTGcacgaaagaaagaggaatCATCAAAACAACGTTATCAAGCGAACGCACGTGAAAGGGACCGCACTCATag TGCACTGAGGACGTTGATACCGACGGAACCCGCGGATAGAAAATTGtcgaaaattgaaacattGAGATTAGCCAGCAGTTATATTAGTCATTTGGGTGCTGTACTCGTCGCCGGTCCCGTAGATCAACCATGTTCACGCGTCGAGGATCCCGCTAATGTTTATGGGAAAAATCATTGGGCCGATTCGCAAACAAGGCCGCAAGTTTGCACTTTTTGCCTTGCCATGCACAAAAAATAT AGCTTGAATATTTATCCCGAGgtaatttcaaattactaCTAG
- the LOC123987648 gene encoding basic helix-loop-helix transcription factor scleraxis-like isoform X1 codes for MKCTVKTLFNTRIGVQYCQYSKFVKIPEILIFLYSVNTAFSALRTLIPTEPADRKLSKIETLRLASSYISHLGAVLVAGPVDQPCSRVEDPANVYGKNHWADSQTRPQVCTFCLAMHKKYSLNIYPEVISNYY; via the exons atgaaatgtaCCGTAAAAACATTGTTTAACACGAGAATCGGTGTGCAATATTGTCAGTATTCAAAATTTGTCAAGATTCCAGAAATTTTGATCTTCCTGTACAGTGTGAACACGGCTTTCAGTGCACTGAGGACGTTGATACCGACGGAACCCGCGGATAGAAAATTGtcgaaaattgaaacattGAGATTAGCCAGCAGTTATATTAGTCATTTGGGTGCTGTACTCGTCGCCGGTCCCGTAGATCAACCATGTTCACGCGTCGAGGATCCCGCTAATGTTTATGGGAAAAATCATTGGGCCGATTCGCAAACAAGGCCGCAAGTTTGCACTTTTTGCCTTGCCATGCACAAAAAATAT AGCTTGAATATTTATCCCGAGgtaatttcaaattactaCTAG